One window of the Emcibacter sp. genome contains the following:
- a CDS encoding Lrp/AsnC family transcriptional regulator: MKLDNIDFNILRELQADGRLSNNDLAQKVGLSPSPCWRRVRRLEEEGIISQYVALLDPDKIGLPIIAYCQVMLEKHQLDQSDQFDQMIGERAEVLEYYSMSGDYDFLLKVISRSIKEYEEFQTQFLMRLPVVRSVSTSFVLKQKKHTTRLPLRFVDLTEN; the protein is encoded by the coding sequence ATGAAACTGGATAATATTGATTTTAACATCCTTCGGGAACTTCAGGCCGACGGCCGGCTCAGCAATAATGATCTGGCTCAGAAAGTGGGCCTGTCGCCGTCGCCCTGCTGGCGCCGGGTGCGGCGTCTGGAGGAAGAGGGAATCATCTCCCAGTATGTGGCCCTGCTGGATCCGGATAAAATTGGTCTGCCGATTATCGCCTATTGTCAGGTGATGCTGGAAAAACACCAGCTTGACCAGTCGGACCAGTTTGACCAGATGATCGGGGAGAGGGCCGAGGTGCTGGAATATTATTCCATGAGCGGGGATTATGACTTCCTGCTCAAGGTGATCAGCCGCTCGATCAAGGAATATGAGGAATTCCAGACCCAGTTCCTGATGCGCCTGCCGGTGGTGCGCTCTGTCAGTACCTCTTTTGTCCTGAAACAGAAAAAACATACCACCCGATTGCCGCTCAGGTTTGTGGATCTGACAGAGAACTGA
- a CDS encoding short-chain fatty acid transporter, translating to MKYFQLLARPFMVFVERFYPDPFVFAILLTLATFLITLGLTDATPVGAMVAWGDGLSSLLGFMAQLSIMLIAAHALAHTDSVQRALRFLGGLPNSQAGAYLMVTLIAGLASLLSWSLGLVAGAILAQQVAIEGRRKGLRLHFPLLVASAYAGFVIWHMGYSASAPLFVATPGNALESSIGGLIPVTETIFAGWNIAIAFITLTLVALTCSLMRPKDEEIVEAPVEAIESLQEEDAEMDRSSGHGTPLTPAGYLDNSRLISIGLGLLLIAYLVYWFKTKGLNLNLNIVNWSFLAFGLMLARNPLHYVSLIGNASRTVSPVLLQYPLYAGIMGLMFNSGLVNIMSDWFTSISTAQTLPFWAFISGGLVNFFVPSGGGQWAIQGPVFIEAAQNLGVNLPLVVMGVAYGDQWTNMIQPFWTIPLLAIAGLHMRQIMGYTFVVFLVSFLTFGGGLLIAAG from the coding sequence ATGAAATATTTTCAGTTACTGGCCAGGCCGTTTATGGTTTTTGTTGAACGGTTTTATCCGGACCCCTTTGTATTTGCCATCCTGCTGACCCTGGCCACCTTCCTGATCACTCTGGGTCTGACCGATGCGACACCTGTTGGCGCCATGGTCGCCTGGGGTGACGGTCTATCCTCCCTGCTCGGCTTTATGGCGCAGCTCAGTATCATGCTGATCGCCGCCCATGCACTGGCACATACCGATTCCGTCCAGCGGGCCCTCAGGTTTCTGGGCGGCCTGCCAAACAGCCAGGCCGGCGCCTACCTGATGGTGACCCTCATTGCCGGACTGGCCAGTCTGCTGTCCTGGTCTCTCGGACTTGTGGCCGGCGCCATCCTTGCCCAGCAGGTAGCCATCGAGGGACGCAGGAAAGGCCTCCGCCTGCACTTTCCTCTGCTCGTCGCCTCCGCCTATGCCGGTTTCGTGATCTGGCACATGGGGTATTCCGCCTCGGCTCCCCTGTTTGTCGCCACACCGGGCAACGCCCTGGAAAGCAGTATCGGCGGACTGATCCCGGTCACGGAAACCATTTTTGCCGGCTGGAATATTGCCATCGCCTTTATCACCCTGACTCTTGTCGCCCTGACCTGCAGCCTGATGCGCCCGAAAGACGAGGAAATTGTCGAAGCTCCGGTCGAGGCCATAGAATCGCTGCAGGAGGAAGATGCGGAAATGGACCGCTCCTCCGGCCACGGCACCCCGCTGACGCCGGCCGGTTATCTGGACAACAGCCGGCTGATCTCGATAGGCCTCGGACTTTTGCTCATTGCCTACTTGGTCTACTGGTTCAAAACAAAGGGGCTGAACCTGAACCTCAATATCGTCAACTGGTCATTTCTGGCGTTCGGCCTGATGCTGGCCCGCAACCCGCTTCATTATGTCTCCCTGATCGGCAACGCCAGCCGCACCGTCTCCCCGGTCCTGCTGCAATATCCGCTCTATGCCGGCATCATGGGACTGATGTTCAACAGCGGCCTGGTCAATATCATGTCGGACTGGTTCACCAGCATCTCGACCGCACAAACCCTGCCGTTCTGGGCCTTTATTTCCGGTGGACTGGTCAACTTCTTTGTCCCCAGCGGCGGCGGACAATGGGCCATCCAGGGACCGGTCTTTATCGAGGCCGCACAAAACCTTGGCGTTAACCTGCCGCTTGTGGTGATGGGGGTCGCCTACGGCGATCAGTGGACCAATATGATCCAGCCCTTCTGGACAATTCCGCTGCTGGCCATTGCCGGCCTGCATATGCGGCAGATCATGGGCTATACCTTTGTGGTGTTCCTGGTCAGTTTCCTGACCTTCGGCGGAGGTTTGCTGATCGCGGCCGGATGA
- a CDS encoding zinc ABC transporter substrate-binding protein, producing the protein MINRLYRALLISGLFLAFTLPAQARQLDVVASIKPVHSLVQSVMGSRGEVTLLMDSSLDPHIFSMRPSHIRKVVNADVLFYVDSKLETFLTGIIDNDQQKVKSVALAKARDLKLLPYRTSKIWFTEETEDHTGHDHEEMDLHIWLDPENAIQMVRMIEETLSALDPDHRVTYIRNSKLVIKRLYELKDRLRQDLRPFREKPIIIYHDAFQYFEKAFSLYSVGAIQLNSDSPPSASHLKALKQIAKEKHVTCVLGTPGSHPRIATVVMGDTSANYGVVDPLGVYLEPGPSLYMELIEEIALTIEECQGGDHEIFDINPGMPAKKVPPAPDLQ; encoded by the coding sequence ATGATAAACAGATTATACAGGGCACTTTTGATCTCCGGCCTTTTCCTGGCATTCACCCTGCCGGCCCAGGCCAGACAACTGGATGTGGTAGCCAGCATAAAGCCGGTCCACTCACTGGTTCAATCGGTGATGGGAAGCAGGGGCGAAGTTACTCTGCTCATGGACAGTTCCCTGGACCCACACATCTTCAGCATGCGCCCCTCCCATATCCGCAAGGTGGTCAATGCGGATGTGTTGTTTTATGTAGACAGCAAACTGGAAACTTTCCTGACCGGGATCATCGATAACGACCAGCAGAAAGTCAAATCCGTTGCCCTGGCCAAAGCCAGGGACCTGAAGCTCCTGCCTTACCGGACCAGCAAGATCTGGTTTACCGAGGAAACCGAGGATCATACCGGGCATGACCATGAGGAAATGGACCTTCATATCTGGCTGGATCCGGAAAATGCCATCCAGATGGTCAGGATGATCGAGGAAACCCTCTCAGCCCTGGACCCGGACCACCGGGTTACCTATATTCGCAACTCCAAACTAGTCATCAAACGGCTTTACGAGCTCAAGGATCGCCTTCGCCAGGATCTGCGCCCCTTCAGGGAAAAACCCATCATCATTTATCATGACGCCTTTCAGTATTTCGAGAAGGCCTTTTCCCTCTATAGCGTCGGAGCGATCCAGCTCAACTCCGACAGCCCGCCCAGCGCCAGCCACCTGAAGGCCCTGAAACAGATTGCGAAAGAAAAGCATGTCACCTGCGTCCTGGGCACCCCCGGTTCCCATCCGCGCATTGCCACGGTCGTCATGGGCGACACCTCCGCCAACTATGGCGTGGTAGATCCCCTGGGTGTTTATCTGGAGCCGGGTCCGAGCCTTTATATGGAACTGATTGAGGAAATCGCCCTGACCATTGAAGAATGCCAGGGAGGGGATCATGAAATCTTCGATATCAATCCGGGCATGCCGGCCAAGAAGGTGCCCCCGGCACCGGACCTTCAGTAA